AAAGAAAGCTATTATTTAAAACAGAGGTTATTATTTTCAGTATAAAAAAGGACAACACAATCTTAAATATAACGAGACTACACTCTCCAATAAAGAACTTTTATGTATCTAAGATCAAAGCACACATAAAGACTACAAGTTATAACTATCAAAACGAAATGATGTTCAATCAATCGTCAGCAAACACCTTGACTGTTTTAGAGCGACTAGAGGTAATGATTACCTGTCCCACATTCAAGCCCTTGCTCTTCTTTACATTCTTTGCTTCGGTATATACTACATTAACTTTTCCCTTACCTTTAGAATTCTTGGCAGCCAGTTTCGCCGCTTTCTTGATCACCTCTTTGTTGGGAATTTCGCTCTCCACACGAATCACTACATGCGATCCAGGGACCCCAGAAGCATGCATCCATATATCGTTCGGATTTGCAATCTTTACGGTAAGGATATCATTCATGGCAGCGTTGCGCCCCACTAAAATGGTAAAACCGTCAATCTCCTCCACCTTGGCTACTTTTGCAATGTCGATCTCTTCTTTTCTCATACGTTATAATTATATCCTAATGCCACAAAACTATACATTTCCCATTAGAGAAGCAATCACCCTGCAACAGTGAAATAAATAGGCACTTTCGATACGACAGAATAAGGATACGCGCTTTATATAAATAAAAAGCCCAACAACCAAAGAATCGGTTATTGGACTTTTACACGTCACAAATTTACGATAAAAGATTGGATTTCGTTATTAAAGTGTTGGGTAATGTTTACACAGGATCACGACACCCATTCTTTTCGTTTCATTATAGA
The Prolixibacteraceae bacterium DNA segment above includes these coding regions:
- a CDS encoding NFACT RNA binding domain-containing protein, with the protein product MRKEEIDIAKVAKVEEIDGFTILVGRNAAMNDILTVKIANPNDIWMHASGVPGSHVVIRVESEIPNKEVIKKAAKLAAKNSKGKGKVNVVYTEAKNVKKSKGLNVGQVIITSSRSKTVKVFADD